The window CAATGCTAGCTGTGCCAAGCTTAAATGCAGTCAACCAAAAAGGGTCAATATTTGCTCCCCATGTATTTTAATGAATTAATCATCAAATGGTAAAAGCTGCAGAGTGGAATGTGTCAACGGAAGATGCTGATACCACTTTAGTTTACACCTACATTAGCACGAGGACATTACTCTCATGACGCTCGTCAAATGTCTCGATGCagtctcaatcatccaggtttgcaaatcccaaaaagtggattctgttcatctgggtAGTGCACCTACCCTTGTCGACCCTTCTGTCGACAAGGGTAGGTGCACGGTTTCACTTAACCAGAAGGACTGTCGTGAAAAATTTTGTCACTGCTCACTGACAAAAATACTTATGAACCCCTACAACAAGACCCAGGTAGTGGTTACAGGAAGAGGGTGATAGATTGTCTGAAGCACTTAGATTAAGACAATGCTGCTGACCAGACCTCATACCACAGGCTACACCCAGGGGAAACTACACCAAGTCTGTATGGTTTACCTAAGATACAAAAACAGGGTGTACCTTTAAGACCAATTGTCTGCTCAGTCACATATAACATCTCAaagtttctggctttgatcCTCAACCCGTTGATAGGCAGCTCTAAACGCTATATCCAGAACACTTTGAATTTTGTTGAGAAGCTTAGAGATGTCAtaatggaggcagatgaaacaaTGGTCTCATATGATGTTACGTTTCTCTTCACTTGTGTTCCAGTCACTGAAGCAGTGAAGGTAGTtcataagagattacaggatgaccccaacctcagcagcaggaccactctcagcaccgaccaagtgtgtttgtttgtggaactgtgtcttcattccacctatTTCAAATACAAGTGTCAGTACTACAagcagaaacatgggtgtgccgtaggttccccagtttcacccacTGTGGGCAacttgtacatggaagaagtggaaaacgGGGCTCTgttatcctaccctggaacacccCCAAGTCGTTGGTAcaggtatgtggatgacacctggttgaaaatcaaatctcaggacgtaCCACAATTCACTGATCACAATAACTCGGTGGAGAAACACATCAAGATCACCATGGAGGTTATGAAGAAAGACCGCCTTCTTAGACTTTGAGATTTCCATTATTAAGGGGGAACATTTAAAAGTTGATGGGTAACGTaaagtatttaaggtttgacccTCATCacccactggagcacaaactgtgTGTCATAAGGACGCTACGACAAAGAGCGAACAGCATCGCCACAGATACAGTggccagggaagcagaagaacatcatatCAAGAAGGCTGAGGAGGGGGCGTAATGGtatatttttcacatttcaccagcTTACAGTGCTGTGATTGAAGCCATTCCCCACCTCTCTGTGAATAGTACTCAAGGCCATTGATCAGCTGTCATTGACcaatggtctttgatcagtggctGTTGATCAATGTTCATAACAAtttcatattaatgatcaagaaactgacctcatAGACCATTGTTCGTTAGTGGGCTAgcttcagtcattatgcaaatgtcctgtttaaaaggttggggaaacctgcagcaatcagctgagactgaagaagtcacttcaGTGAgcgacgaaacgtttctctcactgaaaacgtccagatgaacagaatcaaccttttgggacgCTCATCAAAGTAAGTTAAAATGCAGATTTGTGCAACAACTGCTGTGTTGAGCAGAAGAGTTAAGGCATTTCACTaaatcagaaaacaaaagctcCACCAGGTGCCACTAGAGTGTGGTCAGACTCACAGCTCTGAGGTTTGTATGTGCCTGGCTGTTCCCTCTATGGTGTTGCAATAATCGCTGGCAAACTTGGTGACTATCTGTAGCAGGGTGGCACTGTGATCCTCTACGGGCTGTCCGTAGCTGTTGAGTCTTGCCTGGTACTGGGCACTCAGCACAGTCACTCGGGTTTTGAGGTCTGGCAAGCAGTCCCGGATGTGGTGCATGAGCAGCCTGCTGAGAGTTTTGGCCAGATAGCGAGAGCCAGCACGAGACACTAGCGAGGGATAGTGGCGCTGCAAGAAAGCCTGCTCATCCTTCATTGAGTCCTCCAGGCTTTTCTGAGTATTTATGTCATGCTGGCTCCTACAACAAGAAGAAAACAGCGAGTTCAGTAAGATAATCAGAATATTAATACTTTTAATTATAGATCAACAAGCAAGTTTGTTTCTTCCAAACCTGTTAACCACCCCGATAATCCCAAGCCTGACTGGAATGACTCGACCCAGAAGGACCTCCAGCGCATCGGTTCCTGCATCCATCAGGTCCAGCTTACTGACCACCAGCAGTGTTCGACGGCCTGACAGACACCAACACAACATTCACAGATCATTCAGGGTGAACTGTTCCCCCATTTAATCATTCTCTTTATCACCACAGCCAAAGGGAGCACATGAACATTCATTTTCCTGTCAGCAAGGTTTTTAAACTGTAAAGACAGGCTATATCAGTAGCATGAAATTACTTCTTTCGACGCATTtgataatttaaaaatgaaagcatgttatgtaacaatttaaaaatgaagcacGTCATGCagtaaacacagagagagagagagaaaattaaGATAaattctgaggaaaaaaaaaacccctgtatAAATAATGTCTTACCATCTGTATCAACCTCACGAGCCAATTTTAGTGCATCAGATGTGGCCAAGTCAGAGTTGGCAGGGGACACTGCGAGGATAAGGCAGTTTGGATTGGAGATAAAGGACAAGATCATCTCTTGCACTTGAGCCTCGATGTCCTTTGGCTGGTCCCCAACAGGAACCTAAGACAACCACAGCACACATTCGATCATTATTAATGATTATCTAACGTCACTGTGTTTGCATAAATCATATCCAGTCAGCATCCCCGTCAAGAGGCTGAATCTACCTTAGTAATTCCAGGTAAATCAACCAGAGTGAGATTAAGAACTTTTGGAGAGAAAATCTTCAGATATATGGGCTCAGGACTGATCCCCTGGATatgaaaaacagagaaagaaaataatgaatCCAGTGGAAACAGCTGAACCTGCAGCATTACTGAGCGCACATCAAAGTGTTCTTCTCACTTTATTGTCGCCTGAACCTCGTTCAGTCTCTGCTTCAATTTCCCGACGAATTTCCTGAAAATCTGTGAAGATCTATTAAAAGAGTGAGAAAATTACACATCACATAATCCTAGCACACAATACAGAACCAAAGCAGTGTACATATTATTTGAATGCCTAAGATAAACAAACCTGATTCTTGCAGTGCAGAAATGTACCCCATTCTTCAGCTTTGACACCTGAACAAATAGGAGTAAGTGTGAATTTTAACACAGATAAAACTAAGACTTTGAAGAGACATTATGCTAATTTGAATATAAGACAAAGCCACTTGTGTTCATACTAGACGCAGAAAGATCAGGCTGAAGAAAATGtcagaaaagaaatgaagaagttaaacaaagacaagtgcATGCAGATCAAGTGTAGAGAGACCTGGGTAGCTGTTTTGGGCATTTTGCTTAATCCCATTTCCTGAAAAGCCAGtgaaggagaagaggaagaaagagagtGTTAGCAAAGCAAGACCATAAAAGGAATAGCAGTTAAAAACAGTGAGAAAAGGTGCACGTTAACTACTGCATGCAGTATACACTTTAATAACAACCTTCTGTTACTCTATTCTCCTCATTCTTCTGCATACCCTAACTTCCTAAActtgactttgttttttttaaaggaatatAACAGTGAcagatttgtgtttgtttaccgTTCTCGATCTTCAGCCTCTCCTGCAATGGGGGGACATTAACAAGCTGCAACACCAGGGGTCGTCTTGTGACTATTCCTGATCCTCGAGGCAAGAAATCCCGTCCAACCAGGCTCTCCAACACAGAGCTCTTTCCACTGCTCTGTTATGACACATGATAAGACCAGTTTAACCCTGATACAGTCATCTGCAAAGTTTTCATGCAGTGTGGATACGCCATTGTGAATATAATAAAAAAGATAACATGAACCCAGTTTACAGCTTCAGCTACAGCATACATGACAGATGATGGAATGTTATAGATAAAAATTTgagaaaactgcatcaccatTGAGCTTTTTACTTCAAGCTCTCTTGGGCAAACTTTTTTGTCAATTCTTTAAGCAGCCTTCAGAattagttctccaggcttcatgaaggacattcaaaccTCTTCTTCGGATGttgtctgccttttgttttgtcaaGATGATACCACACTGCTTCAATTATGTTGAGGGTTGGCCTCTCCATACCTGATActgttccattgtgtgtgtgttgtatatCCAGGTAAACTTTTATTGCATTGGCAGTGTATCTGGGATCATTATCatcctgaaaaatgaagccaccgCAAATCAGATACTTTTCAGATGGCACTACATAgaggatcaaaatctgactgcatttttctgtgttcataatttaaTCAATTTTGATAAGACCACTGGCTGAAAATGCAGTTCTAAACCATGATAGAACTTCCACGGTTTTACAGTAGACACTCACTGTAGTGCCTCCCTCCTGACATCTCTGTAGATGATTTGAACCAAACATTTCAAATACGGATTCATCACACGATAAAACCTGCTGCcattgattttcagtccagtttgtAATCTGGGATACCTCAGTGTTTTCTCCTGGTTTCCTTTCCTTAGGAATGGTTACCTGACAGCCACTCTTCCACTGACAACCCTGATGAGACTTTAGTGAATAGTCAACTGAAGgaccagatgcatctctcaggttctgtgtcaggtctttgatggattttttcccctatttcttaaggacatgactttcagatgcagttcatctgctgtagatattttttttatgtatacaaAGTTTTCAGCTCTTTTGGGATCTTTTTCACAGATAAAGAAATGGGAATAAAATATTTTCACTAACAAGATGCCCAAAGATACACCTCAAAGCATGTTCTGTAAGTTAGTTGTCTGCTATATTGCTCAGGCTTTGAGTTAGGGAATAAACAAATTAACTTAATGAacaaaacatttctgtaaaaatgctcaggtacaaggactTGACTGAAAAGGAGTGAAAAAAGTAGGCAGTCTCCAAAGAAGAACTTTGATAGACCTTCAGAAAACCTGAAGAACTATTGTTCAAGACTACTTTAATTAGAAGACAGCCTGGCTGcttggaaacaaaatataacGAAATCATGGGTAGctcagacttttgcacagtactttaGATGCGTCCTAGCCTACCTGAGATCCAACCACGACTATCTGAGGTAACTGTATGATCTCCGCCCCCAGTGTTAGAAAGACCTCCTGCAACCGGTTGATGGTGGGAATGAGAGTTTCCATCCTTCCAACAGACGGTTGCTacattggggttttttttttttaaatgaataaattaaaaacacaaacacacacacacacagagcaaagataaaacaaacttcaaaattgttaaaaaaaaacaaaagcagtatAGCTTCGTCAGAGGGAGAAGTGGTCCTGATGAGAGGGGTGTAACACCACGCTCAATCCTCCCAGGTTAAGCACCAGTTTGAAGTGGCATTTTAAGATAAACACTGGTTACGAGTTGTCAACTACTGGGATGAAACCAGGTCTGACTAACAGTGCAACAAATGGTGGTGACAGCACAAACCGAGACACTCGATGTTATGTGCCAACTATAGCTTGCTAAATCTATTGGGTAAAGGGAGGAAGTGAAATGGATAAGCTAGCTAACTGCTTACACTCGCTTAGCTGCTAAAGAAACGGTACCCGATGCTGACCTCACCAATGTTCAAGATATATTCCTTCCTATCCAAGTTTCCTGTTCTTCATAGTTTGTATTAAAACAACGCGTTAACCCTTCATTCTACCCGAAATGTCATCCAAAATTAGCAGCATAAAGATACAGACCGTCAGTTGATCACATAGGCGGAACCGTATTACTCAGTCAATCCAATTGGTCAAAAATTTGAGTCACGAGGTTTCCTagcatctgattggctgatATGTAAAGTCCCGCCTTGTGAAACCTCAAATCAAACCACACTGcttatacatttatatattctgaCACTTAAAAAGCACACAAGAAAAGCGGAAAGAtaggctttttttccccctgtgttTTAATATCTGTATATATAAACATGTTATTTACATACAATGGCCATCAGTAAGTTACAGAATAAAACATGTATGAACTTTGCACAGATGGTTATAACAGGAAACACCCAGTCATCACGCAACCCAAATATTACTAATAAATACCCTCCATTAGAAGTTAGTGTCCCCTGGAATTTGTAGCAGCCAGAGATCATGTGAAGACAGCTTCATAAATGGACTCCTTTGTATTCAGATATTATGTGATCAGGTCGAGGTTACTGTGCCACCAATGACAAGGGCCAATTTCAAGAGGCCAAGTTTTCTCATCCAAGATAAGAAAGCCCTATTGCTGAGATAAACAATCAGTGTTATCCATGCTCACCCTGGGGCTCTCTGTAAGAAAAATGACATTGTATTTTTCACAGTCTAACACTCTGAACACCGTATGCATGTCAAAGCACTGAGCGTCTCTCAAACAacaattggaaaaaaaacagcttcaaGCTATGCATTCTTAGTCCATGTATGAGGTGTCCATGCCCTCGCCCTCCGGATGAAGCAACCTCCCCGCTAAGCGCTCAATGTCATCGAGGCTAAGCTGTCGAAGGGAACGTTCATAGTCcttgagaaaagaaagaaagtaaaaaagaaataaaaacatattgaAAAGTAGCAGGTTAAAAACATTTCAgtacatttatttacaacatGTTCTGGCTTAGAAATAATGCATGAAGGACTGGAAGCATGACCTTCAGAAACATTTTTGTTGCTCTTAAAAGGAGTTTGTTAAGTCCAAAAAGTGTAGACGCAAGTGGAGGTAAGCTAATTTGCAATTTtgactgtttgttttgtaatgATGTTAAAATTATTTGCACGCAAATAATTAAACAATTTCAGGATAACAACAGAATTTGGCAGCAAAAGGCCAAACTAGATTTTGcttcatcccccccccccttcaaacacacacgcatgtCTGGCTGCTACTGGTCTGAGTTGTTCAATTAATTATTTAGCCCAGCATAATTAGTGGCTCCATAGTTTAGTGGTTTACATATTTGCCTAACAAGCGAAAGGAGGAGACATGAATCCCTTTGGGGTTTCGTTGGGAAGGCATGcagagctacctgctgtggcaACGCCTCGTGAATGAGGGAGCAGCTGAATGTAGCTTCTAATTAGTGAGCACAGTTGGATGGATAGGAGCTGATCAACTAACAAACTCAagagtagggctgttcgatataaggatatatatcggatgacaatataa is drawn from Maylandia zebra isolate NMK-2024a linkage group LG12, Mzebra_GT3a, whole genome shotgun sequence and contains these coding sequences:
- the si:dkey-32e23.4 gene encoding dynamin-1-like protein isoform X1; this encodes METLIPTINRLQEVFLTLGAEIIQLPQIVVVGSQSSGKSSVLESLVGRDFLPRGSGIVTRRPLVLQLVNVPPLQERLKIENGNGIKQNAQNSYPGVKAEEWGTFLHCKNQIFTDFQEIRREIEAETERGSGDNKGISPEPIYLKIFSPKVLNLTLVDLPGITKVPVGDQPKDIEAQVQEMILSFISNPNCLILAVSPANSDLATSDALKLAREVDTDGRRTLLVVSKLDLMDAGTDALEVLLGRVIPVRLGIIGVVNRSQHDINTQKSLEDSMKDEQAFLQRHYPSLVSRAGSRYLAKTLSRLLMHHIRDCLPDLKTRVTVLSAQYQARLNSYGQPVEDHSATLLQIVTKFASDYCNTIEGTARHIQTSELCGGARICYIFHETFGRTLQSIDPLAGLTDLDILTAIRNATGPRPALFVPEVSFELLVKRQIKRLEEPSLRCVELVHEELQRIIQHCSSFSTQELLRFPKLHDSIVEVVTGLLRKRLPITNEMVHHLVAIELAYINTKHPDFTDAAQVSASVNSQQAEALDGGKRWKNEKVTEEKAAAAGFGSPSKGQAINLLDTAVPVSRKLSSREQRDCEVIQRLIKSYFLIVRKSIQDSVPKTVMHFLVNYVKEHLQSELVGQLYKQPLLQELLIESQDTAQQRTEVAQMLEALKKANNIISEIRETHLW
- the si:dkey-32e23.4 gene encoding dynamin-1-like protein isoform X2, which gives rise to METLIPTINRLQEVFLTLGAEIIQLPQIVVVGSQSSGKSSVLESLVGRDFLPRGSGIVTRRPLVLQLVNVPPLQERLKIENGVKAEEWGTFLHCKNQIFTDFQEIRREIEAETERGSGDNKGISPEPIYLKIFSPKVLNLTLVDLPGITKVPVGDQPKDIEAQVQEMILSFISNPNCLILAVSPANSDLATSDALKLAREVDTDGRRTLLVVSKLDLMDAGTDALEVLLGRVIPVRLGIIGVVNRSQHDINTQKSLEDSMKDEQAFLQRHYPSLVSRAGSRYLAKTLSRLLMHHIRDCLPDLKTRVTVLSAQYQARLNSYGQPVEDHSATLLQIVTKFASDYCNTIEGTARHIQTSELCGGARICYIFHETFGRTLQSIDPLAGLTDLDILTAIRNATGPRPALFVPEVSFELLVKRQIKRLEEPSLRCVELVHEELQRIIQHCSSFSTQELLRFPKLHDSIVEVVTGLLRKRLPITNEMVHHLVAIELAYINTKHPDFTDAAQVSASVNSQQAEALDGGKRWKNEKVTEEKAAAAGFGSPSKGQAINLLDTAVPVSRKLSSREQRDCEVIQRLIKSYFLIVRKSIQDSVPKTVMHFLVNYVKEHLQSELVGQLYKQPLLQELLIESQDTAQQRTEVAQMLEALKKANNIISEIRETHLW